The DNA sequence TTGCTGAATCCGGTTCTTGCGAAGTGACTTTCGACGGAACCGAACTCAGTGCCGAGTCCCCGGCCGAGCTGCAGCGCGATCTCGGCGGGCACCTCTACCGCAACCTGCATGCGGGCATGTCCGCAGGCGCAGGTGACAGCGAGTTCATCCCTGCGCTTCTCGAGGATCCCGAACTCGAGTCGCGGTTGTACGAGGCGACGCCGGTCAAACATCGAGCTTCCACGATGACCCTCGTCGAACGCGCTCCCGGCGACTCCGGAGTTGTGTTGTCGATCAACGGTGTTCGGGTCTTCTTCGAATCGAACACCATTCTCTCAGAGGGCGAGCACACCGTTGTGGCCGCGGTGCCCTCGGTGGAGAGTCGACTGTCGTTGGGGTTCATGTTCTACACGTCCACGGCGGGTGCCGGGCACACGTCCCGTCTGCTCCGCCTGTACCGCCACCTCGGGGACGCCGAAGAAGCCGTCGAGGTGTGGGGATCGTTCACCAGATGGATCGAAGATCGACGCCTGCCGTTGCGTGTCAAGATCGTGTCGCGGCGCTCGGGGTTCCCGCGCAACGACGGGATGGTGGTGTACCTGCCGTCCGAGAGCTGGCACGCGGTCGACGAGATCGCGGACCATCTCCGCAGCGACCGGCCACACGCCCCGGGCTCACTGTTCTGCCATCAGGTGACCAACGGCGTATCGATGGCGTGGGAGCCTGCCGACATCTCGACCCCACGCGGTGGGACGAGCTTCGGAGAACACCGCAGCAACACCATTGCCAAAGCGATCGTGACCGAGGGGCTGACGGCCGCACCCGATCTCGCCAAAGCCGTTCGACGGCAGCTCATCACGGCCAACATCGACCCTGCCGCGGTGTACCGCAACCTCGACTCGCCGGCGCACTAGAAGAGTCGGCAACCCGAAGACTTGGCCACACGGCCAGGCGAGGGGCATCTGCTCCTCGACATCAGGAAATGACCGAACGAACGAAAGGAAGGACATCATGTCAGAGGCAGTTACGAAGTCCCTGGTGGCTGGATACCGCAGCTACGCGGCAGCACCGGAATTGACCGAGATGAGTGAAGCAGCTCCGTCCGCGACGCCCGGCATTCTGAGCTTCATCGGCACGTCGTCGACCGCGTGTGGAACCGCAGTGAGCGTCATCAGCTCCGGCGGTGTCGGAGCAACCATCACCTGGGGTTGCTGACCGCTCCACCACGCTCGACACGCCTGACCCTCTCGATCCGAGAATCAAAGACCAGACCATCCACTCTCGAAGGAGCATCATGACCAACTCCCAGTCACTCATCTCCGGATACGCCAACTACGTCCGCAGCGAAGAGCTCGCTCACGTCAACGCGGAATCGGCACCCGGCATCAGCCCGGTCTCGGCGTTCGTGTCGGCCTCCAGCCCCGAATGCGCGGCGTTCTCGGTCGGTGCCAGCGCCGGTGTTGTCACCAGCACCAGCATCACCGTCGGCGCAGGTTGCTGACGTAGCACTCCAGGCCTGCCACGGAGACGCGCTGTGCCGTCTCCGTGGCGGCGCCGGGTGATCGGGCGGCGACGAACACAGTCCAGTCGAACATCACGAAGGGACGGGCAGAAGCGTTGAACAGCAGTGGAGTTCAGACCATGCCGAGGCATGGCGTGTTCACGATGACCTGCCGGCGTCGGGGTCGGTGTCACATCACTGCGAGCCGGGTGCAGTCCGCGCACACGATGGGACTGAGTGTGGTGATCCCGGTGGGGACCGCCCACGAGCGACCCGGAGAGGCCGGCTTCGCCCATCTGAGTGAGCATCTGATGCATCAGCACGCTCGAGATCACCTGGGCGAGACAGTCGAAGACCAGATAGTCCGTGTCGGCGGCATCTCGAACGCGCAGACCTACCCGTTTCATACCGAATACAGCTTTGTCATCCCGGCGCCCGCCGAAGCCGAGATCCCGAACTGGATCGACCGGGCGATCGCACGGGTTGCACCACCGCGCATCACGTCAGTCGACATCGAATGCGAGGGCCGGATCATCCGGCAGGAGGTGGCACGCCGTATGTCGACCTCGCCGACGGCGGGATTTCCCTGGATCGACGCACTGGGCGTGTTGTCGACGGACTTCGGACTGCGCCACAACGGATTCTCGGATCTCGCCGACATCGAAGCGGCCACGCCGGAGGTAATCGAGAACTTCCTGGGTCGCACGTACTCGCCAGCACCGGTGGCCGTGGGTGTTGCCGGGCCGTGGAGTCCCGACCTCATGCTGGATCTCCTCGGTTGTGAAGAGGGTGAACCGGAAACAGCCGCGTCGGACGCCTACACCGCGGCTTTCGGTGACCTGATCGATGGTCCGCACCATCGGCAGAGTTCTGTTGCGACCCAGATTCCCATGTACTCGTCGATTCGATACGTACCCGACGCACACGGGGCCGCCCCGGAATCGGCACAAGCGCACTCCATGATCGCGGTCGAATGGGCCAACGCGGTTTCGCCCGGAACACACTGGCAAGCAGGGCTGTTCGGCGCAACGATGGGACCGGACCACCGTGTTCTCATCGGAAGTCGGCCTCACGGCGCCGACCTCGCGGTTCCGCAGTGGACCGATACGCCCTCGGATCTACGCTCCGAGCTTTTTGTGCACGCACAGCAGCGCGCGCTGGACAACATCGACAAGGAACTGTCGAGTACGGCAACCCACGCCGCGATGCTGGCTCGAGACAGCGCATTCGGCATACAGACGTGGGCACGCCGCTGCGCCGTCGCACACACAACACCTGAAGAGATCGATCAGTACCTCGGGCATGCGCGCGAGTGTGCGGCCGGGACGGTGAGTTCGGCGGCGCCGATAGGGGTGGGTCGATCGTGACGGGCCTGCTGACCGAGGACGTACTGGTGCGGGGCAACACCGACCTGATGTACATCTCGCTCGTGACAACACCGGCGGTGGGATGGGGTGCGCGGTCGCGTCTGGCCCGCACCCTCACCGAGGGACTTCACCGGGCCGGTATCGTTTCGGGTCGCGCCCACGCCGGCTCCGAAGGAATCTTTGTCACCGCGACGTGGCGAACGGATCCCCGCGCTGTCGATGAGCTGGTGTCCAGACTCCAAACGTGGCGAAATACGTTTGACGACAACATGATCGCACCAGCGTCTCCGCCGACCTCGCCGGCCGAACTGATCACCGCCCTGACCTTCGACGCCCACGACGAGACCGACCCCACCGAAGGTGAATTGACGTCCATCCTGACCACGCTGTCCTTCGAAGTGGTTGTCGGGGGCGGCGACTGCGAATCCGCGCTCCGCTCGGCCCGTGACCGAATCTGCGACGCGGCCAACACCGCGGTGGCGAACGGCGTGAAGCCGAAGCGGGAATCCGGGCGCCGAACACCTCGGCGGCCGGACGTGCCCACACGGCGTTGGGCCCAGGTCCCGGTCAGGTCATCGTGGGTGCGGTGGTATCGGTTCATCGACCCACCGACAGACCCCGGCGAGAGACTCGCGCGGAGCCTGGTGAATGTGGCATTCGGGGGCGTGTACGGCTCACACCTCGTCGATTGTGTTCGGCGACAGCGCGGTTTGAGCTACAGCCCTCAGTCCACGTTGTTGCAGCGCGACGGACGGCATCTGCTGGTCGTCGATGTACAGACCACGCCGGGCGATGAAAATGCCTGCGACGACGCCATCCGGACCGCTCTCGACCAGTTCGCGCATCGAAAGCTCACGCGGCACAGCATGGTGGACTCGGCGCGCTATCTGATCGGTCGCACGATCGTCGACCGTGATTCCTTGCAGTCGGCGGTGGACGAACGGGCGGCGTTATACGAAGGTTCTCTGGATTCGGCGCTGGACACCACCGGGTCGCCAGAGGATCTGGTCGCTCGCGCCGACGCCGACACACTCACGCGTACGGTCGAAACTCTCTACGCGCCAGATGGGTTCGGTGCTGTGGTGCTCTCACCTGACCGCTCCAATGGAAAGTGGGTTGAATTGTGAACTCGAACATCGGAATCATGTATCCGGAGATGCCTGTTGCCATCGGTCCGGTGGTGCCGTACGCGGAGGCGGCCCGCAGAGGCGGTCATCGTCTGTGGTTCGGGCACTCATCGACCGTCGATTCCCATCTCACGATGGCTGCGCTGGCCGGCCGGGGATATCCGCTCCAATTCGGCAGTGCTGTGGCGCTTTATCCCCTTTTTCAGCCTCACGGATTTGCTGTCCAATCCCAATCGGTGGGGCGGCTGACCGGCCAGACCTACGTGGCCGGGATCGGTCCGGGAAGTGCGCAGTTGCAGCAGAGCCTCTATGGCGCGCCGATGAAGGCGCCGGTCAGTTCGGCGCAAAAGTTCTTGGATCAGGTGAAAGAGATCATTCCCGGACCTCTGCAGACGGGTCCGGCTGACGGCCCGGAGCGGGTCGACAAGATGTTCGGCTCGGTCGAAACCGGGTTAGGAGTTCTTCGTCCGAGTATGGCCCGGTGTGCCGGGCGGGCCGCGGAATGGGCGATCACCTGGCTCACTCCAGCCGGGTACCTGGAGAATGTCCTGATCCCCGAGATGCGGCAGAGCGCAGCACAACACGACCGACCCGCGCCTCGAGTCGCCGCTGTTGTCCACATGGCCATCCGCCGTCCGGGGCGAGATCCGCAGAAGCTCGCACATGCCGCGGTCGGAGCTCACCTGAGCGCGCCGCACTACACCGACATGCTCCGACAGGGTGGTGTGGCCGTCGATCAATCCGATCCGTGGGCGGGCGCCGGTGAACTGGTCTCGTCCGGGACCTACTTGTACGGGTCTGCTGACGAACTCGTCGAGTCGGTCGCCGACCTGCACCGGAGTGGCGTGCACGAGGTTGTCCTGAACGTCTTCGGTGTCGCCAAACTCCATGGCGCCGGCCAGGCGGTCGAGGATCTCGAGGAGATCCTGGCTGCGCTCCACGCCAAATCATCTGCGCGCCTGACGATCCCCGAGTACGCGATCCCGCGGATGTCTGCCCGATCCACCGGGGTGGTTGCCTGATGGACGGCGCGGACCCACAGTCGTACCGGATCGACGGTCTCGCCGAACGCCGGATCGTGGTGATGGCTACGGGAGCGCTCGGCTCGGCCTTCCTGCACTCGTGGTTGGGATGGTTGCGCTCGACATCCCCGTCCACGCAGGTCCGGGTGGTTCTCACCCCCGCCGCCCTGCAGTTCGTCGGGCTGGGCACCATCCGAGGGTTTGGGTACGAACCGGTGATCGACAGCTGGCAGGACAACGAGCACCGGCCGATTCACGTGGATCTCACACAGTGGGCGCAGGGGTATCTCGTTCACCCGGCCACCATGAACTTCGTGTCCAGACTCTCTGCCGGACTCTGTGATTCGCCGGCGATGCTGGCCATTCAGGGCAGTACCTCCCCGGTGGTGGTGGCCGCCTCGGCGCCACCGGGTTTCACCCAGACACCGATATGGCATCGGCATCGCCGAGCCCTGGAGGATCGTCCCAACGTCGAGTTGCTGGCGCCGATGAAGGGCTTCAGCGTGAGCGATCCGGATCTGGAGGGCTTGCCGCCGGTGCTGTTTCCAATTGCAGCGCAGGCGTTGTCGTCCGCACTGGCCGATCAGTCCCAGCTGGAGGGCTCGGAATGAACGGCACAGGGATGGACAGTGCCGAATTGAACACTGCTGACTTGAACACTGCTGAATTGAACACTGCCACCACGGTCTGGGAGTTCGACACCGCGGCCTGGTACCAGCGGCTCTTGCACACCGGCTCGTCGTTTACACTGACCCGCCGCTTTCGGCAACAGTGTGGGACCGAACAACAATGGGACCAAGCCGTGCCCCCGTCTGTCGGACGCGCCGCGTTCGTTTGCGGGGTATGGGTGGATGACAGCGAGTTCCGGTTCGACCTGACTGTCGGCGACCAACTCGCCAACCAGCTGTGGCCTGTGGTGAGCCCGGCGTTCCTGACCGACAACGGATTGCAGAGCATGGCCGACCTCGGGCGACTCATAGCTCGCCTGCACGGCGCCGGTCCGCATCCGCCCGGAGATCTCGTGAGTCCCCACGTGCGACGACTGCGTTCCTACCTGTTGGCCACCGATGCGCAGGCGGACGTGTCGGCAGTGCACACAGCGCTACCAGAGCAGACGCTGGGCGCGCTCCGGTCGATCGCCCGGACGATCACCGACGGGCCGCACCTGACCTGCCACGGCGGTTTCAGCCTGGGGTCGGTGTTCACCGACGACGATCACAAGACCGTACAGGTCGCGATCGGGCCGGAGATGTGCAGTGGGCCTTCTGAACTCGATCTGGGTTGGATGATCGGTGAACTGACGGAGTTCGAATACACCGCCGCGAACTCGGGTAGGTCTCTCGGTGCCGCGCACTCGGCGCCGTTCGGACGAGCATCGCAGGCCCTGCTCGACGGCTACTCGGCTGAATCCGGTCGAGAGGTCGATCGACGACGCCTCGACGATGTGGTGGCTGCTCGCATCGCACTCCACATGTTCGACTTCGTGCGGACCACCGGCCGCACGGACCACCTTGCGGGCCTTGCCCCGTTTGTGACGTGGTTGACCCGACGACAACACATGCACGACAACACCGAACCCGACGATGGGACACGATCATGAGAAGTCAGACGTCCATGAACGTCCTCGATTCGAGTCGAACCGGATCGACGAGCGTTCGCGTAGACGGACTCACCATGCGTTATGGCACAACCGATGTGCTGAAAGACGTGGGGTTCGAGATCCCTTCCGGCCAAAAAGTCGCCGTACTGGGCCCCAACGGTGCTGGGAAGAGCACTCTGATCGAGATCCTCGAGGGTCTGCGAAAGCCGTCCGGGGGCAACGTATCCGTGCTGGGCCACCGCCCCGACGATGCGCCCGAGCAGTGGCGGTCGCGCCTCGGCGTGGTGCTGCAGGCGTGGCGGGATCACGGGACGTGGAAGATCGGTGACTTCCTGCGGTACATCAGTGCGGCCCATCGGGCAGCGGGTGTGGCGAATCTCTGGCCGGTGGACGAGTTGCTCGAAGCAGTCGAACTGGGCGACCGCGCGAATCAGCAGATCCGATCCCTCTCGGGAGGTCAACGCCGTCGGGTCGACGTCGCCGCCGCACTGATCAGCCGACCGGAACTGCTCTTTCTCGACGAGCCGACAACAGGTTTCGATCCGGAGATCCGGCAGTCGTTCTACGAACTGGTCCGAAGCCTGGCGCACTCCACGACGATCATCTGGGCCACACACAATCTGTACGAAGCCGAAGAGATGTGCGAGCGCATCATCATCCTGAATCACGGTCGGGTGGTGGCCGACGGGAGTCCGACCGAACTACGCGCCACGCTGGCCTCGACCAGCACCGTGTCGTGGATGTCAGAGCAGGGTCCACGGCGTCGTGTGGTCGCGGACTCCGATTCGCTGGTGCGCGAACTGGTCACGGGCCCCGAGCGGGCCTGGAATCTAGAGGTTCAGCGCGGCACCCTCGAGCAGGTGTACCTGTCGATCGTGCGCGAGAACAACACAGCCGAGGAGGTCTGACCATGACAACAATCGCTTCGCGAGCGGGCGCCGGCAGTCTCGGTGTGGTGAAGTTCGGGGCGTTGCAGGCCAAGGTGGAACTGGTCATCCGCTTCACCCGGCCGAGCGCACTGGGTCACCTGATCGTTCCGATCGCCTTGGTCCTGATCTTCACGAACGTGGACGTCAGCGATGTCCTGGGTGGGCAAGGCGCCGTCGGGATGCTCGCCGGGATCGCGGCCGCGTCGCTGTTCGTCGGTGGATTCGTCGGGATCTGCGGGGAGCTCGTCTCCGAACAGGACGACGGAACCATGCTCAGGGTCCGGACGCTGCCCTACGGGCTCGCAGGGCATCTGATCGGAAAGACGTTGAGTCTGTTGGTGACCGGTGTGGTGACCGCGTTGCTGATCCTCATCCCAGCCCACATTTTCGTCGCCCCGATCCTGCCCGGGACGGTCGCGGGATGGGTCGCGTTGGCCGGTGTCGCGGCGTTGACGTTGTTCGCGACCGTGCCCATCGGTGCCGTCGCCGGAAGCCTGGTGAAGTCGCCGCTGGCGATCTTCCCGATCTCGTTGGTGGCGTATGCCCTGATGTCGGTGTCGGGCATCTTCTTCTCCATCGGGGACCTCCCGGATTGGCTGACGGTTCCCATCAAGTTCTTCCCGGTCTACTGGCTGGGATTGTTGTCACGGGTGACGCTGGTCCCCGGCACCACGTTCGACGGTGTCGGACAGGTGGTGCTGGCGATCGGGGTACCCGTGGCGTGGGCGGTGCTGGGGCTTGTCCTGGCGCCGCGGGCGTTGCGGGTGATGACCCGCCGCCAGTCAGGTGCTCGCCTGGAAGCCCTCGCGCAGCGTCGTGCCGCGCGGGGCTACTGAACTCCGAGCACCCGTTGTAGTTCTGGCGTGCAAATCGCATGTCGGGGAACCGAAAGGAGAAACACGATGTCGTTCAAGGACTTGATCGTCGGTGACCATCGCAACCCCCGAGAAGAGATTGTCGCGATCTTCGGCGAACATCAAAGCACCGAGGACCCACAAGCGATCGCCCGCGCCACCACATGGGCGCAGGGTGTGCTGAACGCCGCTGGGATCCCGGCGGACAAGCAGGTCGAGGCGATCGCTGAAATCCGCAGGGCGGAGCCACGTCTGGGTCTCAAGTCGGCGACCCACCTGGCGTCGTTGCTCAAGAAGTAGAGTTCGCTCGGCGAAACGTCCGGCCCTGTACCGACGGTGCGGGGCCGGACGTTTGTGTGGGTGCTCGTCGCGAACGGGCAATATGCACCCGATGTCAGTGGAGATCCGTACCATCGCAGCATGAATCACGACCTCGATCGCAAGGCCCTGGTCGACGAACGCGCGGCGACGCTGGCGCTGATCGAGACCATGTCGGCGCGGCTGCGGTCGGTGGTGGAGGCCGGCGCCGATGCGAGTTCCGACGACGAACATGATCCGGAAGGTTCCACCCTCGCATTCGAACGCGGACAACTGGTTGCGCAGGTGGCCCGCTCGAAGGCACGGCTGACGGAGATCGATGCCGCGATGGCGCGGCTCGGACTGGGAACCTATGGCATCTGCGAACAGTGCGGGAACGAGATCGGCGAAGCCCGGCTCGAAGCCCTCCCCGCCGCCCGTCTGTGCATCACCTGCGCTTCGCGATCCCAATCGAGGCAATGGTGAATCAGGGCCGTCGCGGGTCGGGGTGATTACGGTGAGATCGGACAACATGGACCGATCGAGAAGAGGTACGGACGTGAACACATTCCAGAAGGTCGCCGGCGCGGTCAACAAAGTTGTCGTCGCGGCGATGAAGGCGCCCGGGGTCGACAAGGTCGCCGGCGGATCGATGCTGATGCTCACCTACACGGGCCGTAAGTCGGGAAAGACTTTCAGTCTGCCGGTGAGCTACAAGCAGCGGGGTGACGAGTTGCTCATCGGCGTTGCGCTCCCCGACAAGAAGAACTGGTGGCGGAACTTCTCCGGCGAGGGCGGCCCTGTGACGGTGACGCTTCACGGCGCGGAACGAACCGGGCACGCGATCAGTCGGCGGAACGATCGCGGCCAGGTCTCGGTGAAGGTGACGCTGGACGACAAAAGCGCCTGAACGACGTCGCCCCCGGGAGGCGGGGGTGGTCGCGTCTCCACCTAAACGGACCGGAGTATCGTTTCGGTGTCGTTAGGAGACAAAACAATGGCATCTGCACAAAAACGGTCCACCTTGGACATCGGTCTGTTGGCACTGCGAGTCGGCGTGGGCGGCACCCTGTTCGCCCACGGCACCCAGAAACTCTTCGGCTGGTTCGGCGGACACGGCCTCGACGCCACCGCCGGCGCGTTCGACGGGATGGGGTTCAAGCCGGCCAAGCCCTCTGCTGCCGTCGCGGGTATCAGCGAAGCCGGGGGAGCGCTCATCGCAATCGGAGCTGCCACTCCTGTGGCCGCCGCCGGTGCTGTCGGTGCGATGATCGGCGCGGCCGCGGTGCACAAGCCGGCCGGCTTCTTCGCGACCGCAGGTGGCTACGAATACCCGGCCACGCTGGGCCTTGCCGCCGCAGCGCTGGCTCTCACCGGACCGGGCAAGTACTCCGTCGACGCGGCTCTCGGGCATCGCCTCAACACCAGCCGAGTGGCCATCGGCGCCTTGGCGGCTGCGGGTGCCGGAGCAGGATATGTGGTGGCCCGGCGTCAGAAGGCCGTCGCGCAGGCGTCTGCTGCAGCGGACTCCACCGAGACCGCTTAGTCGCGTCCAGCTCGTCTCCGGGTCGTCTCGGTGTCGTCGGCGCCGGGTCTCGACGTCGACGACCCGGCCCCGCGCACGGCGGTACGCGGCACGTTTTCGGCACTTGCGTCACCACGACCCACGTGTCGGATGAGAAGATGTGGGACGTGGATGTGCGTGCCAAGAACAATGTGAAGATCGTCGGGCGGGACGGTGGCCCGACGATCGTGTTGGCACACGGTTTCGGATGCGATCAGAATCTGTGGCGGTTGGTCACCGAACGACTGGTCGCGGACTACCGCGTTGTGCTCTTCGACCATGTCGGAGCCGGCGCCTCGGACCCCTCGGCGTGGGACGCCGAGCGCTATTCCACACTCGATGCCTACGCCGAGGACGTTCTCGCCTTGGTCGAAGGTCTCGACCTGCGCGACGTCGTGTTCGTCGGCCACTCCGTCGCTTCGATGATCGGTGTCCTCGCCGTCGCGGCCGATCCGAGCAGGTTCGCCAAACTCGTGCTCCTCACTCCTTCGCCGCGGTATGTGGACGACGAGTCCGACGGCTACCGGGGCGGATTCACTCGGGCCGACATCGATGAACTGCTCGAGTCGCTGGAAGCCAACTACCTGGGGTGGTCGCAGACCATGGCCCCGAACATCATGGGCAATCCCGATCGGCCCCAGCTCGGCGGCGAACTGACCGAGAGTTTCTGCCGCACCGATCCGGCCAAGGCGCTTGTGTTCGCGCGCACCACCTTCCTGTCCGACAACCGTGAGGACCTCGCGCGGGTGAGCATTCCGACCCTCGTCATCGAGTGCGCCAGGGACTCGCTGGCCCCGCGCCACGTCGGCGCCTATGTTCACGAACGCATCGACGGGAGTGAACTGGTGACACTCGACGCGAGCGGCCACTGTCCTCAGCTCAGTGCGCCTGAGGCCACCACGGAGGCAATCACCGCGTTTGCCGGCCACCGCTGATGCAGCGGGATCCACGCGAACTCCGGCAACCAGGCGACCGTTCCATCGAGCACGCGGACATCCTCGAGGAGAACCTCGAAGATCTCTACGAGAACGCGCCCTGCGGGTACCTGTCGACATGGCCCGACGGCCGCATCGCTCGGATCAACGCCACGCTCGCTTCGTGGCTCGGATTCGAGCGGGACGCGTTGCTGGATGAGCCGTTCACCGATCTGCTCACCGCAGGCGGTCGAATCCACTACGAAACCCACTTCGCGCCCTTGCTGCAGCTCGAAGGCGAGCTCAGCGGGATCACCGTCGACCTTGTTGCGGCGCAGGGTGAACGACTTCCCGTCTTCGTCACCGCCAACGTCAAGACCGACGCCTCGGGGTCGGTGGTGCTGGTACGCATCACCCTTCAGGATGCCCGCGACCGCAGAGCGTACGAGAAACAACTGCTCGAAGAGCGGCGAATGGCAGAGCACGAACGGGCCCGTGTACAGGTACTCGCCTCGACCTTGCGACGATCGCTTCTGCCACCGTCGCTCACCCCGCCCGCCGGTATGGATGCGGCGGCCTACTACCACCCCGCGTCCACCGACGACGTCGGCGGCGACTTCTACGACCTGTTCGCCCTGTCCGACCACAAGTGGGGATTCTTCCTCGGAGATGTGTGCGGCAAGGGGGCAACGGCGGCGGCGGTCACATCGTTGACCCGGTACACGTTGCGGTCCGCTGCGGTGTTCGACGACGACCCCGTTGCCGTGCTGCACAACCTCGACGCGGTACTGCACTCGAACTATCACGGTGACGAACCACGTTTCTGCACAGTTGTTTTCGGTGTTCTGACCCGTCGCGACGACGGGTTCGACGTCCACCTCGCCAGCGGTGGGCATCCTCCGGCGCTGTTGCTCACCGCGGACGGGGAGGCGGAGTACATCAGCACCGCGGGGGCCAGTTCGTCGGCATCCTTCGCGACCCCAAGTTCGTCTCGAAACGGGTGCACCTGTCGGCCGGCGATACTCTTGTGCTCTACACGGACGGGTTGACCGAGGCCCGAATCGGGCCTGGTACAGAGCGATACGATGACGACGGTGCGCTGATCGAGTTCGCGGCAGCGCACGCACCGACCACCGCCGAAGCGATCGTCGATGACCTGCGTGAACTGTTGGCAAGCTTCGGAACCGGTCTGGAAGACGACACCGCGGTCATGGCGCTGGGCGTGGCACGAGAGAACACATCGACCTGATCTGTGGAATTTTCCACGACCTCGGCGTGAAGGTGAACATGCAGGATGTGCTGACGGATCTGATGACGATCTGGCGTTCGGGCGGGACGGCCGGTGTGGGAACCGTTGTGCGGACCTTTCGTTCGGCCCCGCGACCGCCAGGCGCATCGATGGTGGTCGCTTCGGACGGAACGGTGAGCGGTTCGGTGTCGGGTGGATGTGTGGAAGGCGCCGTCTACGAACTCGCAACCGACTCGACGCGCACCGGCATTCCTGTGCTGCAGCGTTACGGGATCACCGACGACGACGCATTTGCCGTGGGCCTGACGTGCGGCGGTGTGATCGACGTGTTCGCCGAGGCCGTTTCACAGCAAACGTTTCCCGAACTCGGCGACGTCGCCGACCATATCGAGCACCATCGGCCCGTGGCAGTCGCGACCGTGATCGACCACACCGACACCGACGAGGTGGGACGCCGGCTGATCATCACGCCGGAGAAGGTCAGCGGCACACTGGGGTCGGACCGGATGGACAGCGCTGTCGTCGACGACGCACGCGGGCTGCTTGTTGCCGGACGCAGTGAGGTCCTCACCTATGGCCCCGATGGCCAGCGCCGCGGCGAAGGTATGTCGGTGTTCGTCTCCAGCTTCGCGCCGCGGCCGAGGATGCTGGTGTTCGGCGCGATCGACTTCGCGGCGGCCGTCGCCGAGCAGGGTTCGTTCCTCGGATATCGCGTCACCGTCTGCGACGCGCGTTCGGTGTTCGCCACGTCCGCACGGTTTCCGACCGCGGACGAGGTGATCGTCGACTGGCCGCACCGGTATCTCGCCGGGCAGGTGGAGGCCGATGCACTCGATGCGCGCAGTGTCATCTGCGTTCTCACCCATGACCCGAAGTTCGATGTGCCGCTACTCGAAGTCGCTTTGCGCATACCGGATGTCGGGTACATCGGTGCCATGGGGTCACGCCGCACCCACGACGACCGGGTCGAGCGTTTGCGGGCAGCAGGCCTCACCGACGACGAACTGAGTCGGCTCGCCAGTCCCATCGGGCTCGATCTGGGAGCCCGCACCCCGGAAGAGACGGCGGTCTCGATCGCCGCCGAGATCATCGCCCGCCGCTGGGGCGGAGCCGGCCGGCCACTGTCGCAGACCGACGGCCGTATCCACCACGAGTGAGTCAGTCGGTGCTCGGTGGCGGGGTGAAACCTTCGGGCCACATGGTGGCACCGTCGTACTTGACCTCGTCGAAGTCGACGTCGGTGAGGTTGGC is a window from the Williamsia sp. DF01-3 genome containing:
- a CDS encoding TraR/DksA C4-type zinc finger protein — translated: MNHDLDRKALVDERAATLALIETMSARLRSVVEAGADASSDDEHDPEGSTLAFERGQLVAQVARSKARLTEIDAAMARLGLGTYGICEQCGNEIGEARLEALPAARLCITCASRSQSRQW
- a CDS encoding ABC transporter permease → MTTIASRAGAGSLGVVKFGALQAKVELVIRFTRPSALGHLIVPIALVLIFTNVDVSDVLGGQGAVGMLAGIAAASLFVGGFVGICGELVSEQDDGTMLRVRTLPYGLAGHLIGKTLSLLVTGVVTALLILIPAHIFVAPILPGTVAGWVALAGVAALTLFATVPIGAVAGSLVKSPLAIFPISLVAYALMSVSGIFFSIGDLPDWLTVPIKFFPVYWLGLLSRVTLVPGTTFDGVGQVVLAIGVPVAWAVLGLVLAPRALRVMTRRQSGARLEALAQRRAARGY
- a CDS encoding alpha/beta fold hydrolase, which encodes MWDVDVRAKNNVKIVGRDGGPTIVLAHGFGCDQNLWRLVTERLVADYRVVLFDHVGAGASDPSAWDAERYSTLDAYAEDVLALVEGLDLRDVVFVGHSVASMIGVLAVAADPSRFAKLVLLTPSPRYVDDESDGYRGGFTRADIDELLESLEANYLGWSQTMAPNIMGNPDRPQLGGELTESFCRTDPAKALVFARTTFLSDNREDLARVSIPTLVIECARDSLAPRHVGAYVHERIDGSELVTLDASGHCPQLSAPEATTEAITAFAGHR
- a CDS encoding nitroreductase/quinone reductase family protein encodes the protein MNTFQKVAGAVNKVVVAAMKAPGVDKVAGGSMLMLTYTGRKSGKTFSLPVSYKQRGDELLIGVALPDKKNWWRNFSGEGGPVTVTLHGAERTGHAISRRNDRGQVSVKVTLDDKSA
- a CDS encoding DoxX family protein; the encoded protein is MASAQKRSTLDIGLLALRVGVGGTLFAHGTQKLFGWFGGHGLDATAGAFDGMGFKPAKPSAAVAGISEAGGALIAIGAATPVAAAGAVGAMIGAAAVHKPAGFFATAGGYEYPATLGLAAAALALTGPGKYSVDAALGHRLNTSRVAIGALAAAGAGAGYVVARRQKAVAQASAAADSTETA
- a CDS encoding XdhC/CoxI family protein, which translates into the protein MQDVLTDLMTIWRSGGTAGVGTVVRTFRSAPRPPGASMVVASDGTVSGSVSGGCVEGAVYELATDSTRTGIPVLQRYGITDDDAFAVGLTCGGVIDVFAEAVSQQTFPELGDVADHIEHHRPVAVATVIDHTDTDEVGRRLIITPEKVSGTLGSDRMDSAVVDDARGLLVAGRSEVLTYGPDGQRRGEGMSVFVSSFAPRPRMLVFGAIDFAAAVAEQGSFLGYRVTVCDARSVFATSARFPTADEVIVDWPHRYLAGQVEADALDARSVICVLTHDPKFDVPLLEVALRIPDVGYIGAMGSRRTHDDRVERLRAAGLTDDELSRLASPIGLDLGARTPEETAVSIAAEIIARRWGGAGRPLSQTDGRIHHE